One window from the genome of Deltaproteobacteria bacterium encodes:
- the arsS gene encoding arsenosugar biosynthesis radical SAM protein ArsS (Some members of this family are selenoproteins.) yields the protein MVGTVAPRGLRRGHVTALQVNVGKLCNMACHHCHVDAGPKRTEIMPREVAERVAELLALSPAVETLDLTGGAPELNPSFRWMVSEARRLGRHVIDRCNLTVLYERDQEDLADFLAASEVHVIASLPCYGKENVDKQRGDGAFQKSIRALRQLNALGYGESGLQLDLVYNPIGGFLPPAQSGLEVRYRDELQRHFGVRFDRLLTITNMPIKRFGAWLEKAGQLEAYMSLLVNHFNPATVAGLMCRSLVSIGWDGRVYDCDFNQMLDVPIGAPRIRTVCDLANLDALTDAKVATGAHCFGCTAGAGSSCSGAMQ from the coding sequence ATGGTAGGGACCGTCGCACCTCGGGGGCTACGGCGAGGCCACGTGACCGCGCTGCAAGTGAACGTCGGCAAGCTCTGCAACATGGCCTGCCACCACTGCCACGTCGATGCGGGTCCGAAACGAACGGAGATCATGCCGCGTGAGGTTGCGGAGCGTGTAGCCGAGTTGCTCGCGTTGAGCCCCGCGGTCGAAACGCTCGACCTCACGGGAGGTGCGCCGGAACTCAATCCGAGCTTCCGGTGGATGGTCAGTGAAGCCCGGCGCCTCGGCCGGCACGTGATCGACCGCTGCAACCTGACGGTGCTCTACGAGCGTGATCAGGAAGATCTGGCAGACTTCCTTGCAGCCAGCGAAGTTCACGTGATCGCGAGCTTGCCGTGCTACGGGAAGGAGAACGTCGACAAGCAGCGCGGCGATGGCGCCTTTCAGAAGAGCATTCGGGCGCTACGCCAATTGAACGCTCTCGGGTACGGTGAATCCGGCTTGCAGCTGGATCTTGTTTACAATCCGATTGGCGGATTTCTTCCGCCAGCTCAGTCCGGTCTGGAGGTTCGCTATAGGGACGAACTTCAGCGGCACTTCGGAGTCCGATTCGATCGTTTGCTGACCATCACGAACATGCCCATCAAGCGCTTCGGTGCCTGGCTAGAGAAAGCCGGTCAGCTCGAAGCGTACATGAGCCTGCTGGTCAATCACTTCAACCCCGCAACCGTTGCCGGGCTCATGTGTCGTTCGCTGGTGAGCATCGGATGGGACGGTCGCGTCTACGACTGCGACTTCAATCAGATGCTCGATGTCCCGATCGGAGCCCCGCGAATTCGGACCGTCTGCGACCTCGCCAACCTCGACGCTCTGACCGATGCGAAAGTCGCGACCGGCGCGCACTGCTTCGGATGCACGGCGGGTGCGGGGTCGAGCTGCTCGGGGGCCATGCAGTGA